CCGGTTTATCAGGATCAGTCATAACGCCGGCACTGCCGACTGTTTCCGGAAAAGATGAGTTGTTTGAAGCGATTACCGGAATACCGCAACTCATGGCTTCCAGCGGCGGAAAGCCAAACCCTTCAAAAAAAGAAGGATACACAAAAAGCGAGGCCAGGTTATAAACAGCCGGCTTGTCTTTATCGTCAATAAAACCGGCAAAAATAATGTCGCTTTGGAAAGGCGATTTTCCTATCTCCTCAAAAATCTGTTTCTGCTTCCAGCCAGACGCTCCGGCGATAACTAATTTGTGCCTTTCCAGTTCCGGATGGTTTAACTTTCGCAATTGATTGTAAGCCCTGATAACTCCAATAATATTCTTGCGCGGTTCAATAGTTCCGAGATAAAGAACAAACTTATAAGGCAGCTTGTATTTTTCTTTAACGATAACAAGTTTTGAATTATTTCTGTCAATCGGCGAAAATTTTCCGGAGACCCCGTTGTAAATTGTTTTAATCTTCCCTTCTGGAATTTCATAGATTTCCTGAAGATCGTTTTTTGTTGAATCTGACACGGAAATTATCCGATCCGCTTTTCCGCAAATTTTTTTCGGATTAATAAAAACATGCCACAGGCGCCTTTTTGCTGAAAAAGTTTCCGGATATCTTTCAAAAGACAAATCATGAATGGTAAAAACCGCTTTACTCTTTTTACTCCAAGCAGAAAAAATTATATTGGGAAAAAACATCACATCTGTTCCGCCGATAAGGCGGTCGATTTTAGGCCAGTCGAAATACCAGAATAAAAAATTGAGAAGTTTGTTCGGATAATTGAATTTTTTGACAGAAACGTTTTTGTATTCTGCAAATTCACTGAAGTCAAAATTTGGTTTTCGGAAAGAATTCAAAAAAAGAACATACCTGTTCTTTTTGTCAATGGCGAATAAATGATGCAGTAAATTAATTGTATATTCCTCAACGCCCGTATGCCTCCCCTCCACCAGACATCGGATGTCAATTCCGATCCTCATTTCTTATGCTTTAATAATCAATCCTCAAAATAATTTTTGACCAATACCGCCAGCATTCCCAAAAACGCCCCTGCCAGAAGCGAGGCCAGCACCACGATTTCCATCGCCCATTTGTTTTCCCGAATCACCGGATCACTGCCGATAATGATGAACCAGGATTCTTCTTTTTGAAGATTGTTAAGTTCTTCCGTTTTTTTATTAAGAATCTTGATAATTGAATTAGAAATATTCCTGGCAATCCTTGAGTCACTGGTGGCAAAAATTACTT
The window above is part of the Candidatus Moraniibacteriota bacterium genome. Proteins encoded here:
- a CDS encoding glycosyltransferase family 1 protein, with product MRIGIDIRCLVEGRHTGVEEYTINLLHHLFAIDKKNRYVLFLNSFRKPNFDFSEFAEYKNVSVKKFNYPNKLLNFLFWYFDWPKIDRLIGGTDVMFFPNIIFSAWSKKSKAVFTIHDLSFERYPETFSAKRRLWHVFINPKKICGKADRIISVSDSTKNDLQEIYEIPEGKIKTIYNGVSGKFSPIDRNNSKLVIVKEKYKLPYKFVLYLGTIEPRKNIIGVIRAYNQLRKLNHPELERHKLVIAGASGWKQKQIFEEIGKSPFQSDIIFAGFIDDKDKPAVYNLASLFVYPSFFEGFGFPPLEAMSCGIPVIASNNSSFPETVGSAGVMTDPDKPDEIYRAMKEILLDKKLQEQFREKGIAQVRKFDWRKTAQEFLKIIQSLNK